A region of Petrotoga sp. 9PWA.NaAc.5.4 DNA encodes the following proteins:
- a CDS encoding ABC transporter substrate-binding protein produces MRKILVTISIIVLVFSLGFSQFVGLPRETTLITTGPRASSPGNFNVFVTTWRTPNRGIQQLMLEPLWTMEPARGEVINSLAVEGPIYNDDFTKMTVKLREGCYWSDGVEITADDIVYGIETTMKYPGMAYYDQLNLYVDSIYKIDNYTVVFELKEPNARFHANFVDRWGGWRPFPKHIFEKVEDPLSFDFNPPISSGPYVLKDYDRAGYWTLWEKRKDWDRTPTGIMFGEPQPSYVLFYSHLDETNAIIAQINHNLDVAEPNVEGFKVLLNRNSYSRGYREQYPWIVNVDPCITGLTLNNEKYPYNIKDVRWALTLAIDIIDYIAIAYDGAAVMGALHIPPIPFYQEIYYEPMEEWLKNFTLDIEVNGELFKPYDSSATLRAAQYAKERGYKVPDDIDELKEMFGPGWWKYAPDVAEQLLIRNGFKRDRNGKWLLPDGTPWKITILSDTSSTGPRYKNAIAAAQQWRNFGINVEIVTSEGLVTESLLGNFDVSVSWPAMEAWGGHADLHRVFNVWHSKYYKSIGEYAVGNDGAPARWADSRMDEVIDKMEKLDWDDPRNLELGMEGLKILIEEMPTIPTFGYPGIIAWDEYFWTNWPGAENPYMIPYAHWPNFKYLLPFLEPTGRK; encoded by the coding sequence ATGAGAAAAATTCTTGTAACTATTTCCATAATTGTTTTAGTATTTTCTCTTGGATTTTCACAATTTGTCGGGCTTCCAAGAGAAACAACTTTAATTACAACAGGGCCTAGGGCTTCTTCACCTGGAAATTTTAATGTTTTTGTAACAACTTGGAGAACTCCGAACAGAGGAATTCAACAATTAATGTTAGAACCTCTTTGGACAATGGAACCTGCGAGAGGGGAAGTTATTAATTCATTAGCAGTGGAAGGGCCTATCTACAATGACGACTTCACGAAAATGACCGTTAAACTTAGGGAAGGATGTTATTGGAGTGATGGTGTTGAAATTACTGCAGACGACATTGTCTATGGAATAGAGACAACAATGAAATATCCTGGCATGGCTTATTATGACCAATTAAACCTCTATGTGGATTCAATATACAAAATAGATAATTACACAGTAGTTTTTGAACTTAAAGAACCAAATGCCAGATTTCATGCAAATTTTGTTGATAGATGGGGAGGATGGAGGCCGTTTCCAAAACACATTTTTGAAAAAGTCGAAGATCCCTTATCTTTTGATTTTAATCCTCCAATAAGCAGTGGGCCTTATGTACTGAAAGATTATGATAGAGCTGGTTATTGGACTCTTTGGGAAAAACGTAAAGATTGGGATAGAACCCCAACTGGGATTATGTTTGGAGAACCACAGCCATCTTATGTTTTATTTTATTCTCATTTAGATGAAACGAATGCTATTATAGCTCAAATTAATCATAACTTAGATGTAGCTGAACCCAATGTTGAAGGATTTAAGGTTCTTTTAAATAGAAATTCTTATTCACGAGGATATAGGGAACAATATCCCTGGATAGTTAATGTGGATCCTTGTATAACTGGATTAACTCTCAATAATGAAAAATATCCCTACAATATAAAAGATGTAAGATGGGCATTAACATTGGCAATAGATATAATTGATTATATTGCTATAGCATACGATGGAGCTGCTGTTATGGGTGCTTTGCATATCCCTCCTATTCCTTTTTATCAAGAAATATATTACGAACCCATGGAAGAATGGTTGAAAAACTTCACCTTAGATATAGAAGTTAACGGAGAACTTTTCAAGCCATACGATTCTTCTGCAACTCTTAGAGCTGCTCAATATGCAAAAGAAAGAGGATATAAAGTACCAGATGATATAGATGAACTCAAAGAAATGTTTGGGCCTGGATGGTGGAAATATGCACCAGACGTAGCAGAACAATTACTCATCAGAAATGGATTTAAGAGAGATAGAAATGGTAAATGGTTATTGCCAGATGGTACTCCGTGGAAGATTACAATACTTAGTGATACTAGTTCTACAGGGCCTCGATATAAAAATGCCATAGCTGCTGCTCAACAATGGAGAAATTTTGGTATTAATGTAGAAATAGTAACAAGCGAAGGATTAGTAACAGAGAGTTTATTAGGTAATTTTGATGTTTCTGTCTCATGGCCTGCTATGGAAGCGTGGGGAGGACATGCAGATTTACATAGAGTTTTTAATGTATGGCATTCTAAATATTATAAATCAATTGGAGAATATGCGGTTGGAAATGATGGGGCGCCTGCGAGATGGGCTGATTCACGGATGGATGAGGTTATAGATAAGATGGAAAAATTAGATTGGGACGATCCAAGAAACCTTGAACTTGGCATGGAAGGTTTAAAAATACTTATAGAAGAAATGCCTACAATTCCAACATTTGGTTATCCAGGTATTATAGCGTGGGATGAATATTTCTGGACCAATTGGCCTGGTGCAGAAAATCCTTATATGATTCCATATGCACATTGGCCAAACTTTAAATATTTACTCCCATTTCTTGAGCCAACAGGTAGGAAGTAA